The window CGACGACGGCGACGGGGCGGAGCTCGGCCCAGGCACGGGCGGCCTCCTCGGCGTCCAGGCCGAGACTGCCGTGCTGGACCACGGTGTAGTCGAGGCGGCGCAGGCCGGACTCGAGCTCATGGAAGAACTGGTGGTGGAGCGGTCCGGCCGGATGGTTGCCGGTGGGAAGCAGCACCATCCGGGTGTGTCCGGCGCGCAGACTCCGGGCCGCCGCGTGCGGCACGTAGCCGAGTTCGCCTGCTGCTTCCCTGACCCGACGGCGGGTCGGATCGCTGATCCGCACCGTCGAGTTGTTGTTGAGTACGTACGACACGGTGGCCCGGGAGACGCCTGCGAGTCGCGCCACGTCGGCGCTCGTCGGGACCGGCCCTTCGGAGGGCTGCTTGGGTAACTGGCTCATGGCGTCGGGCAGTCTTCCAGACCGGTCCTGCGTGGGTACGCTCCGGGGCATGGATGACTCGTCGATGGTGGGACTGCTCGGCCGGGTGACCGGGACGGTGGGGCCGGGGTTGGTCGGCGAGGTGATCGTACGGATTCGCGGGGGCGCCGAGCACTTCCTCGCGTACCCGTCCTCACCGAAGGACCGCATGGAGCCGGGGACGGTGGTGTCGGTGATCGAGTATCTTCCCCCGCGCACGGTGTATGTGGCGCGTGCGTACGACAGCTGACGTGCACGCGCAGGACAGTTGAGGTGTGTGACGCACAGGCGTCGGGTCCGCTCCAGTCAAGAATGCGGCAAGGTTTTGCACACGTCTTCTCCACCGTCGCTCGCAGGAGAAGACTCCGTCTGTTCAGCAGTGCCGACGGGGCACTGCGATAAGGGGGCGCATGCCGATGGTCATCGGCGTCATGGCGGGGCTGGTTCTCGCCGCCATCATTGTGTTGATCGGCCTGTTCAAACTGATGTGGCGAGTGGCCGAGCCGAACGAAGCACTGGTCATCTCGGGCTCCAAGCACAAGACCGAAGGTCTTGGGCAGGGCATGGGGTTCCGTATCGTCACCGGGCACGGCACGCTCGTCCTGCCCGGTGTGCAGGCGGTACGGAAGATGTCTCTCGACCTCAACGAGACGGAACTGTCCGTCGATTGCGTCACGCATCAGGGGATTCCCCTGCGGGTGCGCGGTGTTGTCATCTTCAAGGTGGGCGACGACTTCGTGTCGATCGCCAATGCGGCCCGCCGCTTCCTCGACCAGCAGAAGATGATGGCGGAGCGGGTTCACAACGTGTTCGCGGGTCATCTCCGTTCCATCGTGGGTGGGTTGACCGTCGAGGACATGATCCGGGACCGGGAGAAGCTCACCGGTCAGACCCGGTCGGCGTGCGGCAGCGAGATGGAGAAGCTCGGGCTGATCGTCGATTCGCTGCAGATCCATGAGATCGAGGACCCGACCGGGTACATAAAGAATCTCGCCATGCCGCATGCCGCCGCCGTACAGCGGGATGCCCGGATCGCGCAGGCCGAGGCCAACCGGCGGGCGACCGAAGCGGAGCAGCAGGCCGCCGCCCGGATGTCGGAGGCGACCCGCGACAGCGAGATCCTGCAGGCCGGCTACCAGGCCGAGCGGGACAAGGCCGCGGCCAAGTCGCGGCAGGCAGGTCCGCTCGCCGACGCAGCGGCCCGGCAGGAGGTCGTGGTCCAGGAGACCCGGGTCGCCGAGCTGGAGGCCCAGCGGCGCGAGCAGCAGCTGCAGGTCGACGTACGGAAGCCCGCCGATGCCCAGGCCTACGAGAAGCGCACGCTGGCGGAGGGCGAGCGCGACGCCCGGATCTCGGCCGCCGAGGCTCATGCGAAGGAGACGGAGCTCGCCGCCATCGCCGAGGCCAACCGGGTGAAGACGGCGGCGATCGCCGAGGCCGAGGCGACCAAGGCGCGTGGCGCCGCCGCCGCTTCGGCGACCCGGGCGACCGGTGAGGCGGAGGCAGCAGCGGCGCAGGCCAAGGGGCTCGCGCTGGCCGAGTCGACCCGGGCGAAGGGTCTGGCCGAGGCCGAGGCGATCAAGGCACGGGCCGCGGCCCTGGCCGAGAATCAGGAGGCCGTGGTCGCACAGCAGTTGGCGGAGAAGTGGCCGGAGATCGTCGAGGCCGGCGCAGGCGCCTTCAGCAGCGTCGATCACATGGTGCTGCTGAACGGGGCAGACGGCATGTCGGAGATGTTCGCGAAGGCGCTGACGATGGGTGGTACGGGGCTGGGCCTGGCCCGCCAGCTCCTGTCCACGATGAGCCAGGGCGACGGCCGGAGCAACGGCGGGACGGAGGCTGCACCCCCGGTCAACGGTGTCGCGCCCGCCGTCCCGCCCACGCCGCGCAAGGAGCACATTCCGGTGACAGGTGGTCAGGAGGGCGGCACACCTTCCTGACCGGTCGTGGCCGCTGTGGCCGGTTCCTGTCCGTCAACCACGGGCGAGTACCGGCCACAGCTATGTGCTGTCCCGTCCATGTCCCGTCGAGCGGCACGGCGCGCCCGGTGCCCTTCGCAGCGCATCGGCGTCGTCCATCCCGGTCCGCTGCGTGTCCGGCGGACCCGGCTCCCCGGAATGGGTCGTACACGTTCTACGGTGTCGGGATGACGATCCCTCACCGTTCAGTCGGCACATTCAGCATGATCAGCACCGACGGCTCGGCCGACTTCCCCGGCCGTTCCGGTCCGACAGCCACCGCCGAGGCCGACCCGCACGATGTGGGCCAGGTCCGCACCTCGTACGCCCCCGACCGTGACGGCGATCCCGATCCCGGCGAGATCGTCTGGACCTGGGTGCCGTTCGAGGAGAGCGACGGCCGGGGCAAGGACCGCCCGGTGCTCGTGGTGGCGCGCGAGGCGGCGGGCACGCTGCTCGCCGTGCAACTCTCCAGCAAGCAGCACGACCGGGAGCGTGAGTGGGTGGCCCTCGGCGCCGGGCCGTGGGACAGCTCGGGCCGGCCGTCCTGGGTCGATCTCGACCGGGTGCTGCGGGTGCACGAGGACGGGATGCGCCGCGAGGCGTGCGCGCTGGACCGGGACCGGTTCGATCTGGTCGTCGGGCGGCTGCGGGAGCGCTACGGCTGGAGCTGACCGACGGGGCCGGGCCCACCGGCTGTGGCGGCTGCGGTCGACCTCTCCGGCTCGGCACCGTCACGGCCGGCGCCCATCCCTCCAGCTCGACCTGACCGTTACGGTCGGCGCCTGCCCCGACGTCCCGACGTATCCGTCACGGTAGATGCCCACAACACCGTCCGACGTCGGCCGTCACGGCCGGTGAACACTCCTTCGGCTCAACGTGACCGTTACGGTCGGCCGCCACTCCTCCGGCTCAACGTCACGCTCACGTCTGCGCTTCACGGCCGAACGTCCGGGCGAACGCGTTACGGGTCTCCGCTGTGCGGCTGCGGTCGAGGATGCCGAAGACGATCTGCTCGAAGTGGCCGTCGAACCGGCCCCCGTCGGCGAGCAGCGCCCGGAACGCGCCTGCCACCTGCGCCGGATCGTTCATGAACACGCCGCAGCCCCAGGCCCCGAGCACGAGCCTGCGGTACCCGCGCACGGCGGCGACCTCGAGCACCCGCTCGGCGCGGGACGCGAGCACCGCGGGGATGCGGTGGGCGTCCTCGGGCGTCCGGCTGCGGATGACTCCGGCGTTGGGCGCCGGCGAGGTGAGGAAGCCGACGGTGTACGGGGTGTCCAACAGCTGCCCCCGGTCGTCACGGAACACCGGCACGCCGGGCGAGTGGATCACTCGATCGGTGTAGAAGGCGCTGCGTTCGGCCCGGTGGTGGGCGTAGTAGTCGGGGGCCCGCAGCAGGGTGGCGTACAGCGCGGAACCGCGGCACAGGGCCTCCTCCTGGGCCTGCGCGCCGTTGAGGTAGCCACCCCCGGGGTTACGGGCGGAGGCGTAGTTCAGGACGGCGATCCTGCCGGGCCCTTCGCCGGTCATCCGGCGCGCCGCCTGCAGGCTGCTCTCGCCGGTCACCTCGATGACCGCGGTGCGGTCGGTGTCGAGCGCGGCGACGGGCACCGGGTCGGGACCGTACAGCCGGGTCCCGGAGAGCGCGGCAGCCAGAGTGCGCTCAATACTGATCTCACGCCCCTCGGGCGTGCGGTAGAGCCCGGCTTCGACGATGGACTCGGTCTCTGTCGCGATGGCGCGCAGCCGTGCGCTCATCGGCACTCCCCCGTGTGATGCATAGGGGGCATGATCGACGCTCCTGCGCTCCCTGCGCAACGGGATTATGTGCCGCGCAAGGGCACCCTTGTGCGATCTCCCTGCAAGGGTTTGGGTGGTACGGACGTACCGAAAAAGGAGGCCCCGGCATGTCACCGGACGCACCCGTCGGCCACGGTCCGACCGATTACGACCGCCCTCTCGGTGAGGGCGAGGCGGAGGATTTACTGCGATGCATCTGCTTCAAGACCGGCCCGCCCCGGACGGTCGGTGTCGAGCTCGAATGGCTCATTCACGACCGTGACCGGCCCCGTACGCCGGTCGCCCACGACCGTATCGACGCGGCCGTCGCCGCCGTGGGCGCGCTGCCACTGAGTGCTGCGCTCACGTTCGAACCCGGCGGACAGCTGGAGCTCAGCTCGCAGCCGGCGGACTCCCTGATGGCCTGTATCGAGGCCATGGCCACCGACCTGGCCGCCGTACGTGCCGCGCTCGGCCGGCTGGACCTCGTACCGGTCGGTCTCGGCGTCGATCCGTGGCATCCCCCGCGTCGTCTGCTGCACGAGCCCCGCTACGACGCCCTGGAGGCCTCGCTGGACCGGTCGGGACCGGCGGGTCGCGCCATGATGTGCTCCACCGCGTCCGTCCAGGTCTGTCTGGACGCCGGCGAGGAGGAGCCGGGGCCGCTCGGCTACGGGCGGCGCTGGCAGCTGGTGCATCTGCTGGGTGCGGTGCTGGTGGCGGCGTTCGCCAACTCGCCGTACCGGGAGGGCCGGCCGACGGGATGGCGGTCCACCCGCCAGTCGCTGTGGGCCGACCTCGATCCGGTACGGAGCCTGGCACCGCCGGGCCGTTCCGCCCCGCGCGACGACTGGGCCACGCATGTGCTCGACGCCCCGGTGATGTGCATCCGGAGCGACGAGGCGCCGTGGGCCGTGCCGGTCGGTCTGACCTTCCGGGACTGGATCCGTACGGGTGCGCCGCGGCCGCCGACGCGCGCCGATCTCGACTACCACATGACCACGCTGTTCCCGC is drawn from Streptomyces sp. NBC_01717 and contains these coding sequences:
- a CDS encoding flotillin family protein — protein: MPMVIGVMAGLVLAAIIVLIGLFKLMWRVAEPNEALVISGSKHKTEGLGQGMGFRIVTGHGTLVLPGVQAVRKMSLDLNETELSVDCVTHQGIPLRVRGVVIFKVGDDFVSIANAARRFLDQQKMMAERVHNVFAGHLRSIVGGLTVEDMIRDREKLTGQTRSACGSEMEKLGLIVDSLQIHEIEDPTGYIKNLAMPHAAAVQRDARIAQAEANRRATEAEQQAAARMSEATRDSEILQAGYQAERDKAAAKSRQAGPLADAAARQEVVVQETRVAELEAQRREQQLQVDVRKPADAQAYEKRTLAEGERDARISAAEAHAKETELAAIAEANRVKTAAIAEAEATKARGAAAASATRATGEAEAAAAQAKGLALAESTRAKGLAEAEAIKARAAALAENQEAVVAQQLAEKWPEIVEAGAGAFSSVDHMVLLNGADGMSEMFAKALTMGGTGLGLARQLLSTMSQGDGRSNGGTEAAPPVNGVAPAVPPTPRKEHIPVTGGQEGGTPS
- a CDS encoding type II toxin-antitoxin system PemK/MazF family toxin; amino-acid sequence: MTIPHRSVGTFSMISTDGSADFPGRSGPTATAEADPHDVGQVRTSYAPDRDGDPDPGEIVWTWVPFEESDGRGKDRPVLVVAREAAGTLLAVQLSSKQHDREREWVALGAGPWDSSGRPSWVDLDRVLRVHEDGMRREACALDRDRFDLVVGRLRERYGWS
- the egtA gene encoding ergothioneine biosynthesis glutamate--cysteine ligase EgtA, which gives rise to MSPDAPVGHGPTDYDRPLGEGEAEDLLRCICFKTGPPRTVGVELEWLIHDRDRPRTPVAHDRIDAAVAAVGALPLSAALTFEPGGQLELSSQPADSLMACIEAMATDLAAVRAALGRLDLVPVGLGVDPWHPPRRLLHEPRYDALEASLDRSGPAGRAMMCSTASVQVCLDAGEEEPGPLGYGRRWQLVHLLGAVLVAAFANSPYREGRPTGWRSTRQSLWADLDPVRSLAPPGRSAPRDDWATHVLDAPVMCIRSDEAPWAVPVGLTFRDWIRTGAPRPPTRADLDYHMTTLFPPARPRGHLELRMIDAQFGDDGWLVPLAVTTALFDDPEAAETVYRTVKPLAEIAGARSAPRNPLWVGAARDGLADPELRVTAATCFEVALEALPRLGASEAVQQAVAVFHDRFVARGRCPADDLPELLAMPSVHAARPALRPDEGRKARS
- a CDS encoding TIGR02452 family protein, which produces MSARLRAIATETESIVEAGLYRTPEGREISIERTLAAALSGTRLYGPDPVPVAALDTDRTAVIEVTGESSLQAARRMTGEGPGRIAVLNYASARNPGGGYLNGAQAQEEALCRGSALYATLLRAPDYYAHHRAERSAFYTDRVIHSPGVPVFRDDRGQLLDTPYTVGFLTSPAPNAGVIRSRTPEDAHRIPAVLASRAERVLEVAAVRGYRRLVLGAWGCGVFMNDPAQVAGAFRALLADGGRFDGHFEQIVFGILDRSRTAETRNAFARTFGREAQT